From a region of the Torulaspora globosa chromosome 7, complete sequence genome:
- a CDS encoding uncharacterized protein (ancestral locus Anc_1.460) gives MGAKRHKNLILCFDGTRENFGPHPISNVLKLYQMLKNDDDKIQMCYYQSGIGTEADFDPVVDIRRKLTLSHLQNITDAMFASSLEHHIVTGYIFLMENYEAGDQIFMFGFSRGAFIARALAGMLERVGLLNRGLTGMVSMAWRIYEKWEFSEQPGQPDYSSTLADEFKRTFSRSYEVRIHFQGLWDSVNSVGILRDKLFPCTQRSAIVDHVRHAVSLDERRGKYKQQLFAPYPMLNQPASENDSQSHCNSLPSLASDSALQMDHAYSAPSLLCSTGGETQISGPQDPKQTTSGQISCLNTARRAFINNSCSSSEVSNIDAENQDEFESRNRSTDTRTGVSPDLIEKWFPGDHSDIGGGWGADCSTREDLSNLSIRWMIAEAFKHGVKFKPGSVTSFASKHTNIGSLFSTIHDRLSFNQGIKLTALDEEDIEKPYIATSSQIGSSAVSWFGKILIDLREMRKTESLTDEEAARESYSAKCQGIGKFETFLWWVLEFIPIGLRIETQAGKWENVYNPNLGRHRYVPLNGDLHWSVFWRIKYDQRYRPSNLPSYARELLREFEGLELKTDPVTNINTRALPLDTYPATKVGATNTTLSRERYQDAQTLMQSLLPAEDLAMIVTKQSAKSRYLAMRKRFVRWAATCWQEFPDDLSELLQKNPGV, from the coding sequence ATGGGTGCCAAAAGGCATAAAAATCTCATACTATGTTTCGATGGAACGCGTGAGAATTTTGGACCTCATCCAATATCCAATGTATTGAAGCTTTATCAgatgctgaagaatgaCGATGATAAAATCCAGATGTGTTATTATCAGTCAGGCATAGGTACCGAAGCAGATTTCGATCCCGTGGTTGATATTAGAAGGAAATTGACTTTATCTCACCTGCAAAACATCACTGATGCGATGTTTGCTTCCAGTCTTGAGCATCATATTGTGACGGGTTATATTTTTTTAATGGAAAACTACGAGGCAGGAGATCAAATATTTATGTTTGGCTTCTCACGCGGGGCTTTCATTGCCAGAGCATTGGCAGGCATGTTAGAGCGAGTTGGTCTTCTAAATCGAGGGCTAACCGGAATGGTAAGCATGGCATGGAGAATATACGAGAAATGGGAATTTTCTGAACAACCTGGTCAACCGGATTACTCCAGCACACTGGCAGATGAATTCAAAAGAACCTTCTCTCGGAGCTATGAAGTTCGCATCCATTTTCAAGGTTTATGGGATTCCGTTAACTCGGTAGGTATTTTGCGCGATAAGCTGTTTCCTTGTACGCAAAGGAGCGCGATTGTGGACCACGTAAGGCACGCAGtctctcttgatgaaagaaggGGCAAATACAAGCAGCAATTATTTGCGCCGTATCCCATGTTAAACCAGCCTGCCAGCGAGAATGACAGCCAATCGCATTGTAATTCGCTTCCATCTTTGGCTAGCGATTCCGCGCTGCAAATGGATCATGCATACTCTGCTCCTAGTCTTCTTTGCTCCACCGGTGGGGAGACTCAGATCAGCGGTCCACAAGATCCTAAACAGACTACCAGTGGGCAGATATCCTGCCTGAATACTGCGCGAAGGGCGTTCATAAACAATTCTTGTTCATCCAGTGAGGTTTCAAATATTGACGCTGAGAATCaagatgaatttgaaagcAGAAACCGCTCAACTGACACGAGAACGGGTGTGAGCCCAGATTTGATCGAGAAATGGTTTCCCGGTGATCATTCAGATATTGGAGGCGGTTGGGGGGCTGATTGCTCAACCAGAGAAGATTTATCGAATTTGTCTATCCGCTGGATGATTGCTGAAGCGTTTAAACATGGAGTGAAGTTCAAACCTGGCTCAGTCACCTCTTTCGCTTCAAAGCATACGAATATAGGCTCATTGTTCTCGACAATACATGACAGGCTTAGTTTCAACCAAGGGATTAAACTCACAGcgctggatgaagaagatattgaaaaaCCATATATTGCAACTAGCTCTCAGATAGGTTCTTCTGCTGTAAGCTGGTTTGGAAAGATTTTGATAGATCTTCGTGAAATGAGAAAGACAGAATCTTTaactgatgaagaggcTGCTCGAGAGTCTTATAGTGCAAAGTGCCAAGGCATAGGCAAATTCGAGACTTTCTTATGGTGGGTCCTAGAGTTTATCCCTATCGGCCTAAGGATAGAAACCCAGGCGGGAAAATGGGAAAATGTTTATAACCCCAACCTTGGCCGGCATAGATATGTACCGCTCAATGGTGACCTGCATTGGTCAGTATTTTGGCGCATCAAGTATGATCAGAGGTATCGGCCCTCAAACTTACCCAGCTATGCAAGAGAACTACTCAGAGAGTTCGAGGGCCTTGAGTTGAAGACAGACCCGGTTACGAATATAAACACCAGAGCCTTGCCCCTTGATACATATCCGGCAACCAAGGTAGGTGCTACCAATACCACGCTAAGCCGTGAGCGATATCAAGATGCTCAGACCTTGATGCAGTCGCTGCTACCTGCGGAAGACCTAGCCATGATTGTCACTAAACAGAGCGCCAAGAGTCGCTATCTAGCCATGAGGAAGCGATTTGTCCGCTGGGCGGCAACGTGTTGGCAAGAGTTTCCAGATGATCTCAGTGAATTGCTGCAGAAAAATCCTGGCGTTTAA
- the RIP1 gene encoding ubiquinol--cytochrome-c reductase catalytic subunit RIP1 (ancestral locus Anc_1.461) yields MFSLRNSVRTSLKSMCKTQTRLLSSSSIAAKSTYRTPNFGDAVQDDVNADKSRSFAYFMVGSLGLLSSAGAKSTVETFVSSMSASADVLAMAKVEVNLAAIPEGKNVVVKWQGKPVFIRHRTAHEIQEANQVDMSALKDPQADSDRVKDPEWLIMLGICTHLGCVPIGEAGDFGGWFCPCHGSHYDISGRIRKGPAPLNLEIPQYEFEDGKSKLIVG; encoded by the coding sequence ATGTTTTCTCTAAGAAACTCGGTGagaacttctttgaagtctaTGTGCAAGACTCAAACGCGATTGCTTTCATCGTCGAGCATCGCTGCCAAGTCTACTTACAGAACTCCAAATTTTGGTGATGCTGTCCAAGACGATGTCAACGCTGACAAAAGCCGTTCTTTCGCCTACTTCATGGTCGGCTCGCTAGGACTTCTATCCTCTGCAGGTGCCAAGTCGACTGTTGAGACTTTTGTCTCCTCCATGTCTGCATCCGCAGATGTCTTGGCCATGGCCAAGGTTGAAGTCAACTTGGCTGCTATCCCAGAGGGCAAGAACGTCGTTGTCAAATGGCAAGGTAAACCGGTGTTCATTAGACACAGAACTGCACATGAAATTCAAGAGGCTAACCAGGTCGACATGTCTGCTCTAAAAGACCCTCAAGCCGACTCCGACAGAGTCAAGGACCCAGAATGGCTGATCATGTTGGGTATCTGTACGCACCTGGGCTGCGTGCCTATTGGTGAGGCAGGTGATTTCGGTGGTTGGTTCTGTCCTTGTCACGGTTCTCATTATGATATCTCTGGTAGAATTAGAAAAGGTCCAGCTCCATTGAACCTGGAAATCCCACAATATGAATTCGAAGATGGTAAGTCAAAACTAATTGTTGGTTAA
- the RAD26 gene encoding DNA-dependent ATPase RAD26 (ancestral locus Anc_1.459), protein MDGKDADLQDLGVDVLDQSSLEKKIEKNAESLITQQLLEQEQKRLERAKNALDKCKLKRDLIRRRLNNATRISVKLKLRQDIEEIENEELPPLITDVRDIQKRIVELKTPNIRLDVKRDNQERRPDETEKDFLIRTGEITAFGSKTGFTLDKGQDDHKDSWFSVKKEESHDFAMANEQMVENILGESPDENNQESEEYVDDELHEDDLLDTEEPEITSRPGEARDDGDELYYQHRLRRWIRQRSSGRTHDPQPDLPEWLKAHPSISDAKLNDEFKVPGDVFSLLFNYQRTCVQWLYELFQQKCGGIIGDEMGLGKTIQVIAFLAGLHHSNLLDGPVLVVCPATVMKQWCNELHHWWPPLRTIILHSIGSGMDNKKKIDEGDLEELIMSSDPTQVSYEDYKNSAKIKSHLESTSNLQSLVDKVVSDGHVVITTYVGLRVHRDILLNVDWGYAILDEGHKIRNPDADISLTCKKLKTHNRIILSGTPIQNNLNELWSLFDFIFPGKLGTLPVFQQQFVQPISTGGYANATNVQVQTGYKCAVALRDLISPYLLRRVKADVAKDLPEKKEMVLFCKLTQFQRRKYLEFLHSKELDQIKTGKRQVLFGIDILRKICNHPDLLDREEKRHQAAYGDPRRSGKMQVVKQLLLLWKKQHHKALLFTQSRQMLDILEEFISFKDESLSSLKFLRMDGTTNISVRQSLVDEFNNGEYDVFLLTTRVGGLGVNLTGANRIIIFDPDWNPSTDMQARERAWRIGQKREVSIYRLMVAGSIEEKIYHRQIFKQFLTNKILSDPKQKRFFKVNELHDLFSLGGEDGHAIEELDEEVQKHTNELRHSKTQESDDFEQVVSMAGVSKLESFYSGKEKKEKSQTEDDRLIEGLLGDNNLQDAMTHEALVHSHSNASKVIVEKEAAKAAEGALNALRKSRRETKKYSIDTPTWTGKFGQAGKVRKKTGNVKSQKMTGSSAILANMRAAQQQAKKSPLQHDELKQTDSADSERILGTIERYLSECPGYFASSLDIIGHIGVPLKDKDEIIRVRALLKSIATFDRIKKGWILNEEFRSD, encoded by the coding sequence ATGGATGGTAAGGACGCTGATCTGCAGGATTTGGGTGTTGATGTCTTAGATCAAAGTTCCCttgaaaagaagatagAGAAGAATGCTGAGTCCTTGATAACTCAGCAACTCCTTGAACAGGAGCAGAAACGGTTagaaagagcaaagaatgCTCTAGATAAATGCAAGCTGAAGAGAGACCTGATACGAAGAAGGCTTAATAATGCAACTAGAATCTCGGTAAAATTAAAACTGCGGCAGGATATCGAGGAAATCGAGAATGAAGAACTACCACCTCTAATTACTGATGTCAGAGACATTCAAAAGCGAATTGTGGAACTGAAGACGCCGAATATTAGACTTGATGTTAAGAGAGATAACCAAGAGAGAAGACCTGATGAGACAGAAAAGGATTTTTTGATTAGAACAGGTGAAATCACAGCGTTTGGATCCAAGACTGGTTTCACACTGGACAAAGGTCAAGATGATCACAAAGACTCGTGGTTCTCAGTCAAAAAGGAAGAGAGCCATGACTTTGCTATGGCCAATGAGCAGATGGTGGAGAACATATTGGGAGAATCCCCGGACGAAAacaatcaagaaagtgagGAATATGTagatgatgagctgcaTGAAGACGACCTTCTTGACACTGAGGAACCGGAGATTACTTCAAGACCAGGAGAGGCGAGAGATGACGGCGATGAGCTATATTACCAACACAGGTTAAGACGATGGATCAGGCAGCGCTCAAGTGGGCGCACTCACGACCCCCAGCCAGACCTGCCGGAATGGCTCAAAGCTCATCCAAGCATTTCTGATGCCAAACTGAATGATGAATTTAAAGTACCCGGAGATGTCTTTTCGTTGCTATTCAACTACCAGAGGACCTGTGTTCAGTGGTTATATGAGTTGTTCCAACAAAAATGTGGGGGTATAATTGGAGACGAGATGGGCCTGGGGAAAACGATTCAGGTAATAGCTTTCTTAGCTGGGTTACATCATTCAAATCTACTGGACGGACCTGTTCTTGTAGTATGTCCGGCAACTGTGATGAAACAGTGGTGCAATGAGCTCCACCACTGGTGGCCTCCATTGCGAACGATCATTTTACATTCCATTGGGTCTGGCATGGacaacaagaaaaaaataGACGAGGGGGATCTCGAGGAATTGATAATGTCGTCCGACCCAACCCAAGTCTCATATGAGGACTATAAAAATTCTGCCAAAATTAAAAGTCATCTGGAATCGACGAGTAACCTGCAGTCATTGGTGGACAAAGTTGTTAGCGACGGACACGTCGTGATAACAACCTACGTCGGTTTGAGAGTTCATAGAGATATCCTACTCAACGTAGATTGGGGCTACGCGATCCTGGATGAGGGGCATAAAATTAGGAACCCAGATGCTGACATATCCTTGACATGTAAGAAACTCAAGACTCATAATCGGATAATTTTGTCAGGTACGCCCATTCAAAATAACTTAAACGAACTATGGTCGCTTTTTGACTTCATTTTTCCAGGTAAACTGGGCACTCTGCCTGTCTTTCAGCAGCAGTTCGTTCAGCCGATAAGCACGGGGGGTTATGCCAATGCAACCAATGTTCAGGTGCAAACGGGGTACAAATGTGCCGTCGCCTTGCGGGATCTCATCTCACCCTATTTGCTTCGACGGGTAAAGGCCGATGTAGCGAAAGATTTACcggaaaagaaggagatggTATTATTCTGTAAGCTAACTCAATTTCAACGTAGAAAATATCTGGAATTTTTACACTCGAAGGAGTTGGACCAAATTAAAACAGGTAAAAGGCAAGTCTTATTTGGGATCGACATCTTAAGGAAAATCTGCAATCATCCTGATCTGCTCGACAGggaagagaaaagacaCCAGGCAGCGTATGGGGATCCTAGGAGATCTGGTAAAATGCAGGTTGTAAAGCAATTATTGCTTCTATGGAAAAAGCAGCATCACAAGGCACTACTTTTTACTCAATCCAGACAGATGTTGGATATCCTCGAAGAGTTCATCTCATTTAAAGACGAGTCTCTGTCCAGCTTAAAGTTCCTTAGAATGGATGGGACTACTAATATCTCCGTAAGGCAATCGCTTGTGGATGAGTTTAACAATGGCGAATATGATGTTTTTCTATTGACAACAAGAGTTGGTGGCCTAGGAGTGAATCTCACGGGAGCAAACAGAATCATAATTTTCGATCCGGATTGGAATCCTTCCACTGATATGCAGGCCCGTGAGAGGGCTTGGAGGATAGGACAGAAACGTGAGGTGTCCATATACCGATTAATGGTAGCCGGttcaattgaagaaaagatatATCATCGTCAAATTTTTAAACAATTTCTAACGAATAAAATATTGAGTGATCCAAAACAAAAGAGATTCTTTAAAGTGAATGAATTGCATGATTTGTTCTCCTTGGGAGGCGAAGACGGTCATGCCATAGAAGAACTAGATGAAGAAGTGCAGAAACATACAAATGAATTGAGGCACTCAAAAACTCAAGAGAGTGACGACTTTGAGCAGGTCGTAAGCATGGCAGGCGTCTCGAAACTCGAAAGCTTTTACAGCGggaaggagaagaaggagaagtCGCAAACGGAAGATGATAGATTAATCGAAGGCCTTCTCGGAGACAATAATTTGCAAGATGCCATGACACACGAAGCGCTAGTTCATTCTCAttcaaatgcttcaaaGGTTATTGTTGAGAAAGAGGCTGCAAAAGCTGCGGAAGGTGCTCTCAATGCTTTGAGAAAATCCAGAAGGGAAACCAAAAAGTACTCAATAGATACACCAACATGGACAGGTAAGTTTGGACAGGCCGGAAAAGTAAGAAAGAAAACAGGTAATGTGAAATCGCAAAAAATGACAGGCTCATCAGCGATCCTAGCCAATATGCGTGCGGCTCAGCAACAAGCGAAGAAATCGCCATTGCAGCATGATGAGCTCAAGCAAACTGACTCAGCTGACAGCGAGCGCATTTTGGGAACGATCGAACGTTATTTATCTGAGTGCCCTGGCTACTTTGCATCGTCCTTGGATATCATAGGTCACATAGGAGTTCCGTTAAAGgacaaagatgaaattatAAGAGTTCGTGCATTACTGAAGAGCATCGCCACTTTTGACAGGATTAAGAAAGGATGGATTCTAAATGAAGAGTTCAGAAGTGATTGA
- the PET191 gene encoding Pet191p (ancestral locus Anc_1.458) yields the protein MGASCKDQKKAVAVCLQRSPCVMIERNTPQRCIDDPNLNKDLPELCIAQMKAFLDCKRGMVDMTKRFTGNAPLSTGRYDQQYENLCSGKFNPREEMQKLNLLDSSNRE from the coding sequence ATGGGTGCTAGCTGCAAGGATCAAAAGAAGGCTGTGGCCGTCTGCCTACAGAGGTCGCCCTGTGTTATGATTGAAAGAAATACACCTCAGAGATGCATAGATGACCCTAATCTGAATAAAGACCTTCCGGAGCTCTGTATTGCCCAGATGAAGGCATTCTTGGATTGTAAGAGGGGGATGGTGGACATGACGAAGAGGTTCACTGGCAATGCACCGCTTTCAACTGGAAGATACGACCAGCAGTACGAGAATCTGTGCTCCGGAAAGTTCAACCCCAGAGAGGAGATGCAAAAACTCAACCTGTTAGACAGTAGCAACAGGGAGTAG